From Carya illinoinensis cultivar Pawnee chromosome 5, C.illinoinensisPawnee_v1, whole genome shotgun sequence, one genomic window encodes:
- the LOC122309256 gene encoding cytokinin riboside 5'-monophosphate phosphoribohydrolase LOG5 translates to MEMEGKVLSSRFKRVCVFCGSSTGKRNCYRDAAIELAQELVSRRLDLVYGGGSIGLMGLVSQAVHRGGGKVLGIIPRTLMCKEITGETVGEVRPVADMHQRKAEMARHSDCFIALPGGYGTLEELLEVITWAQLGIHDKPVGLLNVDGYYNSFLTFIDKAVDDGFIKPSQRHIIVSAPNAKELVQKLEEYVPVHDGAIAKARWDVELPQQQQQQQVGFNATTLQTEIAL, encoded by the exons ATGGAAATGGAAGGAAAGGTTTTAAGTTCAAGATTCAAGAGGGTTTGTGTTTTCTGTGGTAGCAGTACGGGGAAGAGAAATTGCTACAGAGATGCTGCCATCGAGTTGGCCCAAGAGCTG GTATCAAGGAGGCTCGACCTTGTGTATGGAGGTGGGAGTATTGGGCTAATGGGTCTGGTTTCACAAGCTGTGCATCGTGGTGGGGGTAAAGTTCTTGG GATCATCCCTAGGACTCTAATGTGCAAAGAG ATAACGGGTGAGACGGTTGGAGAGGTAAGGCCAGTAGCCGACATGCACCAAAGAAAGGCAGAAATGGCCCGCCATTCTGATTGTTTTATTGCCCTACCAG GTGGGTATGGAACTTTGGAAGAGCTTTTGGAGGTCATAACCTGGGCCCAACTGGGTATCCATGACAAGCCT GTGGGCCTGTTGAATGTCGATGGCTACTACAATTCCTTTCTTACTTTCATTGACAAAGCCGTGGATGATGGCTTCATCAAGCCATCCCAGCGCCACATCATTGTGTCTGCTCCTAATGCCAAAGAGCTTGTTCAGAAACTTGAG GAGTACGTGCCAGTGCATGATGGAGCCATAGCCAAGGCAAGGTGGGATGTTGAATTACCacaacagcagcagcaacaacagGTGGGGTTCAATGCCACTACTTTGCAGACTGAGATCGCTCTATAA